Proteins encoded within one genomic window of Mesorhizobium sp. AR10:
- a CDS encoding ribokinase translates to MIIVVGSINLDLIANVDRLPAPGETVRGSGFTTAPGGKGANQALAAARAGAKVRMVGAVGKDNFATEALALLRDGKIDLSGVGESFASTGTALIMVGADGENVIAVVPGANDSVLPGDLSKAFPGKGDVVLLQHEIPLQTIDAALDAARAAGAITVLNTAPFRGEAAALLAKADYVVANETEFDLYGEAMSLKGRDRPARMRDFAGKTGRTIVVTLGGDGVLAATPDDFLTIPALKITPVDTVGAGDTFCGYFAAGLSSGLPLEQALTRAAAAGSLACLKPGAQPSIPLARDVDAALQKPAD, encoded by the coding sequence TTGATTATCGTTGTCGGCTCGATCAACCTCGACCTTATCGCCAATGTCGACCGTTTGCCCGCACCCGGCGAGACGGTGCGCGGCTCCGGTTTCACCACCGCGCCCGGCGGCAAGGGCGCCAACCAGGCGCTGGCGGCCGCCCGTGCCGGCGCCAAGGTGCGCATGGTCGGCGCGGTCGGCAAGGATAACTTCGCCACCGAGGCGCTGGCGCTGCTGCGAGACGGCAAGATCGATCTGTCCGGCGTCGGCGAAAGCTTCGCCTCGACCGGCACGGCGCTGATCATGGTCGGCGCCGACGGCGAGAACGTGATCGCTGTGGTGCCTGGCGCCAACGACTCGGTTCTGCCGGGCGATCTTTCCAAGGCTTTCCCGGGGAAAGGCGATGTCGTGCTGCTGCAGCACGAAATCCCGCTGCAGACCATCGATGCCGCGCTCGACGCCGCACGCGCTGCAGGCGCGATCACCGTGCTCAACACCGCCCCGTTCCGCGGCGAGGCCGCCGCCCTCCTCGCCAAGGCCGACTATGTCGTCGCCAACGAAACCGAATTCGACCTCTACGGCGAAGCAATGTCGCTGAAGGGTCGGGACCGCCCGGCACGGATGCGCGATTTTGCCGGCAAGACCGGCCGCACCATCGTCGTCACGCTCGGCGGCGATGGCGTGCTGGCCGCGACACCGGACGATTTCCTGACCATTCCGGCGCTGAAGATCACCCCGGTCGACACGGTCGGCGCCGGCGATACGTTTTGCGGCTATTTCGCCGCCGGTCTGTCATCCGGCCTGCCGCTCGAGCAGGCGCTCACTCGCGCCGCCGCCGCCGGTTCGCTCGCCTGCCTGAAGCCGGGCGCCCAGCCGTCGATCCCGCTGGCGCGCGATGTCGATGCTGCTTTGCAGAAACCCGCCGACTAG
- a CDS encoding methylated-DNA--[protein]-cysteine S-methyltransferase, with protein sequence MNAQMKPSAILQNDITPEGSDYEVVRRAIEKISLDYRDQPSLETLAEEVGETPTGLQKLFTRWAGLSPKGFLQAVTLDHARKLLDSGMPLLEASFEVGMSGPGRLHDLFVTHEAMSPGDYKTRGAGLTIRYGYHISPFGIALIMVTDRGLAGLAFNDAGGERAAFADMSGRWPNATYVEDMSATAPYAARIFDPTLWRADQPLRVVMIGTDFQLRVWEALLRIPMGKACTYSSIAARIGAPSASRAVGAAVGANPMSFVVPCHRALGKSGALTGYHWGLTRKRAILGWEAGQITS encoded by the coding sequence ATGAATGCCCAGATGAAACCGTCAGCCATCCTTCAGAACGACATCACGCCCGAAGGCAGCGACTACGAAGTCGTGCGTCGCGCGATCGAGAAGATCAGCCTGGACTATCGCGACCAACCCTCGCTTGAGACATTGGCCGAGGAAGTCGGCGAGACGCCGACCGGCCTGCAGAAACTGTTCACCCGTTGGGCTGGCTTATCGCCCAAGGGCTTCTTGCAGGCTGTTACGCTCGATCATGCGCGCAAACTGCTCGATTCCGGCATGCCGCTGCTCGAGGCTTCGTTCGAGGTTGGCATGTCCGGCCCCGGCCGGCTGCACGATCTCTTCGTCACCCACGAGGCGATGTCGCCGGGCGACTACAAGACGCGCGGCGCCGGCCTGACCATCCGCTACGGCTATCATATCTCGCCGTTCGGTATCGCCCTGATTATGGTCACCGACCGCGGACTGGCCGGCCTTGCCTTCAACGACGCCGGCGGCGAGCGCGCAGCCTTCGCCGACATGTCGGGCCGCTGGCCGAACGCAACCTATGTCGAGGACATGTCCGCCACCGCACCCTATGCCGCTCGTATCTTCGATCCGACGCTGTGGCGTGCCGATCAGCCGCTGCGCGTCGTCATGATCGGCACCGACTTCCAGCTCCGTGTCTGGGAAGCTCTGCTGCGCATCCCAATGGGCAAGGCCTGCACCTATTCTTCGATCGCCGCCCGCATCGGCGCGCCGTCAGCAAGCCGCGCGGTGGGTGCCGCAGTCGGCGCCAATCCGATGTCCTTCGTCGTGCCGTGTCATCGGGCTCTCGGCAAATCCGGCGCTCTCACCGGCTACCACTGGGGCTTGACGCGCAAGCGCGCCATCCTCGGCTGGGAAGCGGGGCAGATCACGTCCTGA
- a CDS encoding class I SAM-dependent methyltransferase: protein MAGEKVNLTGARETLLMTLYGKALESRLPHSLLGDRFADEAVRAIDYDFSRLKVDTNLGIGLAIRAKTFDVRVQDFIARNPGAIVLHLGCGLDTRIFRVDPPEGVEWFDIDYPDVIELRRKLYTSRDHYHLVASSVTEPDWLAEVPHNRPAVVVMEGLTPYLPAEEGPRLLSRLVSHLASGELMFDAYSRFGLKLLRLNPTIRATGAEVHWAIDDPHDLERVVPKLRFVDDISAYSAERTAHMGWSAKLFIGLWRHIPALRKVGRILRFRF from the coding sequence ATGGCCGGCGAAAAGGTGAACCTGACCGGGGCAAGGGAGACCTTGCTGATGACGCTCTACGGCAAGGCGCTGGAGAGTCGGCTGCCGCATTCGCTGCTCGGGGATCGCTTCGCCGATGAGGCGGTGCGCGCCATCGACTATGATTTCTCACGGCTCAAGGTCGACACCAATCTCGGCATCGGCCTGGCGATCCGGGCCAAGACGTTCGACGTGCGTGTTCAAGATTTCATCGCCAGGAATCCCGGCGCCATCGTGCTGCATCTCGGCTGCGGGCTCGATACGCGCATCTTCCGCGTCGATCCGCCCGAAGGCGTAGAGTGGTTCGATATCGACTATCCGGATGTCATCGAACTCAGGCGCAAGCTTTATACTTCGCGGGACCATTATCACCTGGTCGCATCATCGGTAACCGAACCGGATTGGCTGGCCGAGGTGCCGCACAACCGACCTGCCGTTGTGGTGATGGAAGGACTGACGCCCTATCTTCCGGCCGAGGAGGGGCCACGCCTGTTGTCGCGCCTTGTTTCGCATCTTGCCAGCGGCGAACTGATGTTCGACGCTTACAGCCGCTTCGGCCTGAAGCTGCTGCGCCTCAACCCGACTATCAGGGCGACGGGCGCCGAGGTCCACTGGGCGATCGACGACCCGCACGACCTGGAGCGCGTCGTTCCGAAGTTGCGGTTTGTCGATGACATCTCGGCCTACAGCGCTGAACGCACAGCTCACATGGGCTGGTCCGCGAAATTGTTCATCGGGCTTTGGAGACACATTCCCGCATTGCGCAAAGTCGGCAGGATCTTGCGCTTCCGGTTTTGA
- a CDS encoding DUF2244 domain-containing protein, producing MSDTNASFQADEPFFHALLTPHRSLGKTGFAILMGTLLFGWVVTGAFFLSRGAWPVFGFFGLDVIAVYIAFRANYRAARAREEVSVSRTSLDIRKTAPSGKSEAHRFNPFWARFSIARHAEIGITRMAVEAQGQNVPIGSFLDPDSRESFATAFSRALATARTR from the coding sequence ATGAGCGACACAAACGCCTCATTTCAGGCCGACGAACCATTCTTCCATGCGCTGCTGACACCGCATCGGTCGCTGGGCAAAACCGGCTTTGCCATCCTGATGGGGACGCTGTTGTTCGGCTGGGTGGTGACCGGCGCGTTTTTCCTGTCGCGCGGCGCCTGGCCGGTGTTCGGTTTCTTCGGCCTCGACGTGATTGCTGTCTACATCGCCTTCCGCGCCAACTATCGTGCCGCCCGCGCCCGCGAGGAGGTATCGGTCTCGCGCACCAGCCTCGACATCCGCAAGACGGCTCCGTCAGGCAAATCGGAAGCGCATCGCTTCAATCCGTTCTGGGCGCGCTTTTCGATCGCCCGCCACGCCGAGATCGGCATCACCAGAATGGCAGTGGAAGCCCAAGGGCAGAATGTGCCGATCGGGTCTTTCCTGGACCCGGACTCGCGCGAAAGTTTCGCCACCGCCTTTTCGAGGGCACTGGCGACCGCCAGAACGCGTTAG
- the nth gene encoding endonuclease III, translated as MTSPKSKNCPTQEIELPPGRRDGSNAKPRPRPVRPGSLYSPAEVHEIFRRFSVQRPEPKGELEHVNAFTLLVAVVLSAQATDAGVNKATRALFQVADTPQKMLALGEVKVGDYIRTIGLWRNKAKNAIALSEVLIRDHGGEVPDDRDQLVKLPGVGRKTANVVLNMAFGQHTMAVDTHILRIGNRLSLAPGKTPEQVEQGLLRIIPDEFMRHAHHWLILHGRYVCKARKPDCPACVIADICKAQEKTTDVPAPLVELAPLDSNPPPQTPLRASS; from the coding sequence ATGACGAGCCCCAAGTCCAAAAATTGCCCCACCCAAGAAATTGAGTTGCCGCCCGGTCGCCGCGACGGCTCGAATGCCAAGCCGCGCCCCAGGCCGGTGCGGCCCGGGTCGCTCTACAGCCCGGCCGAAGTGCACGAGATCTTCCGGCGGTTTTCCGTTCAGCGGCCGGAGCCGAAGGGTGAGCTCGAACATGTCAACGCCTTCACGTTGCTGGTGGCGGTGGTGCTTTCGGCGCAGGCGACCGATGCCGGCGTCAACAAGGCGACACGGGCGCTGTTCCAGGTTGCCGATACGCCGCAAAAGATGTTGGCGCTGGGCGAGGTCAAGGTTGGCGACTACATCAGAACCATCGGGCTCTGGCGCAACAAGGCAAAGAACGCCATTGCGCTGTCCGAAGTGCTGATCCGCGACCATGGCGGCGAGGTGCCTGACGACAGGGATCAACTGGTCAAGCTGCCGGGTGTCGGTCGCAAGACCGCCAATGTCGTGCTCAACATGGCCTTCGGCCAGCACACGATGGCGGTCGACACCCATATCTTGCGCATCGGCAACCGGCTGAGCCTGGCGCCCGGCAAGACGCCGGAGCAGGTCGAGCAAGGGCTGTTGAGGATCATCCCGGACGAGTTCATGCGCCACGCGCATCACTGGCTGATCCTGCATGGCCGCTATGTCTGCAAGGCGCGCAAGCCGGATTGTCCGGCCTGCGTCATTGCCGACATCTGCAAGGCTCAGGAGAAGACGACCGATGTGCCGGCGCCGCTGGTCGAACTCGCGCCGCTCGATTCTAATCCTCCTCCACAAACACCTCTTCGCGCTTCTTCTTGA
- a CDS encoding tripartite tricarboxylate transporter permease, protein MELLSNLALGFSTATTPANLGFCLIGVLLGTLIGVLPGIGATATIAMLLPITFQIGDPVSSLIMLAGIYYGAQYGGSTTAILINMPGESSSAVTAIDGYQMAKNGRAGAALAIAAIGSFFAGTVSTFLVAVFAPPLTAIALEFGAAEYFSLMIVGLVSSIALAHGSIVKALAMVVLGLLLGIVGTDIYTGTPRFTLGIREYADGLNFVAVAVGVFGVAEILRNLENEHERSVLISKVSGLMPTREDFRRMAAPIVRGTIIGSALGILPGGGAILAAFASYTVEKRVSKHPEEFGKGAIEGVAGPESANNAGAQTSFIPMLTLGIPANPVMALMIGAMIIQGIVPGPNVATEQPALFWGIIASMWIGNLMLIVLNLPLIGLWVKLLTIPYYVLFPIIMAFCSIGVYSVNTNVYDLYAVAFFGILGYLLTKLRCEPAPLLLGFVLGPLLEENLRRAMILSRGDPTTFVTRPISAGLLFVALAVLVVVFLPAVKKKREEVFVEED, encoded by the coding sequence ATGGAACTCCTCAGTAATTTGGCGCTCGGCTTCTCGACGGCTACAACGCCGGCAAATCTCGGTTTCTGCCTGATCGGCGTCCTTCTCGGCACACTGATCGGCGTCCTGCCAGGCATCGGCGCCACCGCAACCATCGCCATGCTGTTACCGATCACCTTCCAGATCGGCGACCCGGTTTCCTCGCTCATCATGCTCGCCGGCATCTACTATGGCGCGCAATATGGCGGCTCGACCACCGCCATTCTGATCAACATGCCTGGCGAATCCTCGTCGGCCGTCACCGCAATCGACGGCTACCAGATGGCCAAGAACGGCCGCGCCGGGGCAGCACTCGCGATCGCGGCAATAGGCTCGTTCTTTGCCGGCACGGTGTCGACCTTCCTCGTCGCCGTCTTTGCCCCCCCGCTGACGGCGATAGCGCTGGAATTCGGCGCGGCCGAGTATTTTTCGCTGATGATCGTCGGCCTCGTCTCGTCCATCGCGCTCGCCCACGGCTCGATCGTCAAGGCGCTGGCGATGGTCGTGCTCGGCCTGCTGCTCGGCATTGTCGGCACCGACATCTACACCGGCACGCCGCGCTTCACGCTCGGCATTCGCGAATATGCCGACGGGCTGAATTTCGTCGCGGTGGCGGTCGGCGTCTTTGGCGTCGCCGAGATCCTGCGCAACCTCGAAAACGAGCACGAGCGCTCGGTACTGATCAGCAAGGTCTCCGGCCTTATGCCGACCCGCGAGGACTTTCGGCGCATGGCGGCGCCCATCGTGCGCGGAACGATCATCGGTTCGGCGCTCGGCATCCTGCCGGGAGGCGGCGCGATCCTTGCAGCCTTTGCCTCCTACACGGTCGAAAAGCGCGTATCGAAACACCCGGAGGAATTCGGCAAGGGCGCCATCGAAGGCGTCGCTGGACCGGAATCAGCCAACAATGCCGGCGCGCAGACCTCCTTCATCCCGATGCTGACGCTCGGCATTCCGGCCAACCCGGTAATGGCGCTGATGATCGGCGCGATGATCATCCAGGGCATCGTGCCCGGCCCCAATGTCGCGACCGAACAGCCAGCGCTGTTTTGGGGCATCATCGCCTCGATGTGGATCGGCAATCTGATGCTGATCGTCCTGAACCTGCCGCTGATCGGGCTTTGGGTGAAGCTCCTGACGATCCCCTATTACGTGCTCTTCCCGATCATCATGGCGTTCTGCTCGATCGGCGTGTACAGCGTCAACACCAACGTCTACGACCTCTACGCCGTCGCCTTCTTCGGCATCCTCGGCTACCTCCTGACCAAGCTGCGCTGCGAACCCGCGCCGCTGCTGCTCGGCTTCGTGCTCGGCCCGTTGCTGGAGGAAAACCTGCGCCGCGCCATGATTCTCTCGCGCGGCGACCCGACCACCTTCGTGACGAGACCGATCAGCGCCGGCCTGCTCTTCGTCGCGCTCGCCGTGCTCGTCGTCGTCTTCCTGCCGGCGGTCAAGAAGAAGCGCGAAGAGGTGTTTGTGGAGGAGGATTAG
- a CDS encoding tripartite tricarboxylate transporter TctB family protein: MKPFAIDRTNGICAALFIFFGAFFALQSLGLEIGTAFRMGPGYFPLVLAIVLIALGVVILVQAVRFESEPIGHIAWRGMLFILPAPIFFGLTVRGLGFIPSIFLTALIASFASARMKPLTALVLSAGLTLFAFLVFSYALGLPFQRFGPWLPL; this comes from the coding sequence ATGAAGCCTTTTGCAATCGACAGGACCAACGGCATATGCGCCGCGCTGTTCATCTTTTTTGGCGCATTTTTCGCGCTGCAGTCGCTCGGCCTCGAAATCGGCACCGCCTTCCGCATGGGGCCGGGCTATTTCCCGCTGGTCCTGGCGATCGTCCTGATCGCGCTTGGCGTCGTCATCCTCGTCCAGGCAGTGCGCTTCGAGAGCGAGCCGATCGGCCACATTGCGTGGCGCGGCATGCTGTTCATCCTTCCCGCTCCGATCTTCTTCGGCCTGACGGTGCGCGGCCTCGGCTTCATCCCGTCGATCTTCCTGACGGCGCTGATCGCATCATTTGCCAGCGCCCGCATGAAGCCGCTGACCGCGCTCGTGCTATCGGCCGGCCTGACGCTGTTTGCGTTCCTCGTCTTCAGCTACGCACTCGGCCTGCCGTTCCAGCGCTTCGGCCCTTGGCTGCCATTGTGA